From Pyxicephalus adspersus chromosome 7, UCB_Pads_2.0, whole genome shotgun sequence, a single genomic window includes:
- the LOC140335545 gene encoding prolyl endopeptidase FAP-like: MKTLKVIVSAGAAVVLLIILVVMIVLLNSGNSSRNHQDGLQALTLDDVFGKDFYTQQYGHLWISENEYLHRNDEGNVFLFNVESGENSIILTNATFDKVNATSYKLSADRKFAYFESNYAKQWRYSYKASYHIYDLEKGAFVATNRLPSEIQFISWSPVGHKLVYVWENNIYLQHEPGQASIMLTNDGKENEIINGIPDWAYEELVLGSKYALWWSPGNTFIAYVQFNDKEVPIIEYSFYGEEQYPKTMKIPYPKAGANNPTVKLFIVKIDDSRYSKVEVPVPSAISSSGDYVFSWVTWVLDERVSVQWLTRIQNVSVISICDYNSYTWNCPQDRQFVETSKTGWIGVFFAALPYFSSDSLSYYQILSDKDGYRHIFYIQDSMENAVQITRGQWEVTSILYVIDGAIYYTSNEYEGFPGSRNIYRISLKGSIRENQCLSCTLRKEKCQYYYARFSTNAKYYSLYCYGPGLPITTIHEGTTNKEMKVLEDNKKLGDRLKTVRMPEHKIGNLKSNGMTFWYKMTFPPYFDKSKKYPLLIYVYGGPCSQEVTAAFSFGWRNYLSGTEDIIVASVDGRGTAYQGDKFMHAVYKRLGSLEVEDQIFAVRKFIEMGFIDETRIAIWGWSYGGYVTSMVLGQGSGLFKCGIAVAPVSNWEYYASFYTEKYMGLPTKSDNLDNYKNSTVMSRIENFSKVDYLLIHGTADDNVHFQQSAQISKALVDAQVEFEAMWYTDKNHAISGSGTKHIYTHMTRFLKRCFSLP; encoded by the exons ggaacaGCTCAAGAAATCATCAAGATGGTCTGCAAGCTTTGACTCTCGATGATGTGTTTGGGAAAGATTTTTACACTCAGCAATATGGTCATCTTTGGATATCAG agaATGAATATCTGCACAGGAATGatgaaggaaatgttttcttgtttaatGTGGAATCCGGTGAGAATTCCATCATTTTGACAAATGCAACATTT GATAAAGTGAATGCCACAAGCTACAAACTATCTGCAGATAGAAAATTTGCATACTTTGAGAGCAATTATGCAAAG CAATGGAGATACTCTTACAAGGCCTCATACCACATTTACGATCTTGAAAAAGG AGCATTTGTAGCAACTAATAGACTCCCTTCAGAAATTCAGTTTATATCCTGGTCTCCAGTTGGACATAAATTG GTGTATGTTtgggaaaataatatatatttacaacatgAACCTGGACAAGCATCGATTATGTTAACCAATGATGGCAAAGAGAATGAAATTATTAATGGTATTCCTGATTGGGCATATGAAG AGTTAGTATTGGGATCAAAGTATGCTCTTTGGTGGTCTCCTGGGAACACTTTTATTGCCTATGTCCAATTCAATGATAAAGAAGTGCCTATTATTGAATATTCCTTCTATGGTGAGGAGCAGTATCCCAAAACAATGAAAATACCATATCCAAAG GCAGGAGCAAACAATCCAACAGTAAAACTATTTATTGTGAAAATTGATGATTCAAGATATTCAAAAGTCGAAGTTccagttccttctgcaatatcTTCCAG TGGTGATTATGTCTTCAGCTGGGTAACATGGGTCTTGGATGAAAGAGTCAGCGTACAATGGTTGACTAGAATCCAGAATGTCTCAGTTATCTCAATTTGTGACTACAATTCATACACATGGAATTGCCCACAG GATCGACAATTTGTTGAAACAAGTAAAACAGGATGGATTGGTGTG ttcTTCGCTGCACTACCATACTTCTCATCAGACAGTTTATCATACTACCAAATCCTTAGTGACAAGGACGGATACAGACATATCTTTTACATCCAGGATTCCATG GAGAATGCTGTTCAAATAACAAGAGGACAGTGGGAAGTGACCTCTATACTGTATGTTATAGATGGTGCAAT ATATTACACAAGTAATGAATATGAAGGTTTTCCTGGAAGCAGAAATATATATAG AATATCCCTTAAAGGTTCCATCAGAGAGAATCAATGCCTTAGTTGTACTCTACGAAAGGAGAAATGTCAGTATTATTATGCCAGATTCAGTACTAATGCCAAGTACTACTCTCTGTATTGTTATG GTCCAGGGCTACCTATAACCACTATTCATGAAGGGACTactaataaag AAATGAAGGTACTAGAAGACAACAAAAAGCTGGGAGACCGCTTGAAAACAGTACGGATGCCTGAACATAAAATTGGGAATTTAAAAAGCAACGGAATGA CTTTCTGGTACAAGATGACCTTTCCACCATACTTTGATAAGTCAAAGAAATACCCTCTCCTcatttatgt GTATGGAGGACCCTGCAGTCAGGAGGTGACAGCCGCATTTTCATTTGGATGGAGGAACTATCTCTCGGGCACTGAGGACATTATTGTTGCATCAGTAGATGGCAGAGGAACAGCGTACCAGGGTGATAAGTTTATGCACGCTGTATATAAGAGGCTGGGATCGCTAGAGGTGGAGGATCAAATATTTGCTGTAAG AAAATTTATTGAAATGGGATTTATTGATGAAACTCGAATTGCCATTTGGGGTTGg TCATATGGAGGTTATGTAACGTCTATGGTCCTTGGTCAAGGTTCAGGTCTTTTCAAATGTGGGATTGCAGTTGCTCCTGTTTCGAATTGGGAATATTATg catcTTTTTACACAGAGAAGTACATGGGCCTTCCAACAAAGTCTGACAACCTTGACAATTACAAG AATTCAACTGTGATGTCCCGAATAGAGAATTTCAGCAAAGTGGATTACCTGCTCATTCATGGCACGGCAGATG ATAACGTACATTTTCAACAATCCGCACAGATTTCTAAAGCCCTGGTGGATGCCCAGGTGGAATTTGAAGCAATG TGGTATACAGACAAGAACCATGCAATCTCAGGATCTGGAACAAAGCATATTTACACCCATATGACTCGTTTCTTGAAGAGATGTTTTTC